The Silene latifolia isolate original U9 population chromosome Y, ASM4854445v1, whole genome shotgun sequence sequence tcacaaaagctctctcttgaaccgaaattcaagagcaaaaataacatttttgtgtcaaatttaagtataattaatattattactagatcaaaataatattagttattatgagttttccttgggtatatgcttttgggagagattctaaacttgaatcttgttcatccattgttggagagctcaagaactaacaagaaggagatcttgttggtgcccataaaaccgaaatcatgtagtaaggacaatgatttcttctcttttaatttaagtttgcatgcataagatttataaattaatttttatgactaaattaattgaaacatatatgaatatgtaaagtaatgagatatagatttcaaacagttgagtccttggtaaccccacaataaagtccatggatatcggctcccatttccactcaggtagtTAAAGTGGCTGAATCTTACCTTGCGCTCTCCGCTAATACCCTTTGACTctctggcaagtcaaacatctagccacgaactcCGCTACCTCTTTCTTCATTCCGGCCACCAAAACATCTTCTTCAATTCCTTATAGATCTTGTCACCTCTCGGATGCACCGAATAAGGACTGCAATGAGCCTCCATCATAATCACTTTCTTCAACTCGGCATCACTAggtacacaccacctcccatcgaaTTGGACACTCTCATCTGAATGGATCGAAAATCTTAAAACAGTACCCTTCTCCACCCCTGTTTTCCACTCCTAAATCTTGGAATCAAGCACCCGTTTCCTCTTAGTCATTTCATCTTTCAATTTCATCAATGACATGACAGTGCATAACGAATGCACACTCTTCTtactcaaggcatctgcaaccacattagccttcccctcATGGTAGATAATCTCCATACCGTAGTCACCAATCAGCTCTATCCATCTCCTCTGACgcatattcaactccttttgtgtgtatatgtacttcaaactcttatgatctgaaaacactttaAAGGTCGCCCATACaagtaatgcctccaaatcttcagATCAAATACAACTGCATCCAACTctaaatcatgagtaggatattTCTCTTCATAAGACTTCAAttacctagaagcataggcaatgactttcccatTTTTCATCAAGACATACCCCTATCCATTCTTCAAAGCATCAGTATAAACTTCGAAGTTCTCACTCCCCTCTGGTAAAGCTAGGACAAGAGCCGTAGTCAAATCTTCCTTTagggtttggaacgccgtctcacaactctcatcccatcgAAATCTGATattttcctcatcaaagctgtcatcggtctagcaatcttagaaaaatctttcacgaacttcCTGTAATATCCAGCAAAACCCAATAAACTCTGAATTTCAGTAACATTCTTCGATGCTTCCCAGTTTGACACCACCtcgatcttactaggatccacaacTACACTATCCTTTGTAATCACATGGCCCAGAACTCATatttggacaacttagcatataattGGTTATCGCGGAAAGTTTGCAATACCaacctcaaatgttcctcatgctcttccttagtcttggaatatacTAGAATATCATCAACGAAGACCGCCACGAATCTATTCAAAAACGGACTGAAGTCCCGGTTCATAAAATCCATTAACACTATTGGCGCAtttgtcaacccaaaaggcatcaccacatactcataaagACCATACCGCAACCgaaaagctgtcttaggaatatcttcaTCAGCAATCCTCAACTGATGGTAACCCGATCTTAGATTAATCTTTGAAAATACCTTAGCTCCACTCAATTGATAAAAAGGATCATCAATCCTCGGTAAAGGTTATCTGTTCTTCACCGTGACGTGGTTCAAGTCTCTGTATTTGATATACAACCTCAAGCtgccatccttcttcttcacaaacagaactggtgctccccaaggcgatacactaaGTCGAATGTATCCCTTATCGTCTAACAACTCGTtcaactgtttcttcaactcttccagcTCCTTTGGTCCCATACGGTACAAGGCCTTCGATATAGGCCTCGTTCCAGGTTTAAGCTCTAAACTGAAGTCAATGTCTCTCTTAGGAGGTAACCCTagtatctcctctggaaagacatcatcaaactcACCTACAACCGGTATCTCTGCTGCTGATGGCTCCTCCATGCGAGTATGCCTCACATGGCAAGGGATCataggacatcccttcctcaaatATGACTTTAAAGTTATAGCTGCAATCATCTTAACCTTAGGTTTTACCAAAAACCCCGATATGACACTCTAGTACCCTTAGGACCCTTCAAAGACACCTTTTTTGACGACAGTCTATCCGAGCCTCATACTTAcatagccaatccatcccgacaattaTCTCAAACCCATCCAAAGGAAACTTGAGTAAGTTAACCGGTAAGTCTACTTGCCCAACCACTATAGACACCTTTTATACAACTTATGATATGACACCGATTCTCCCGATGGTACAAatgcattatcttttaccaactcaaactcccccaaacccattGTTAAAGCATGACTTCTAGACACAAACTAATGGGTAGCCCatgaattaaacaaaacaaaagttgGTTTAtggttaacaagaaaagtactagTGACGACTTGCGCATCATCCTCAGCCGCGTGTTTACCCATCATAACAGTTTACCACTATTCTTTAGTCCCCCTTCTTGCACCGTACTTGCTGATGTAATAGGCTTGGCCGCCGAATTCTGGTTCGCATTGTTGTTCAGacgctgataagatccaccattATTGCAGTTATAActgccattgttgttgttgttgttgttgtgctaACCTCCCTGACTGTTCCATGACCTAGCTGGCCTGTTACTCGCCATACTTAGATTCGGAGCCTGCGAATAGATCCCTTGATATGATCGCTGGAAGCCTCCTCCCCCAGCACTCTTATACTCAAATTGCTTGTGGCCTATCCTGCCACAGTTGAAGCAATGTATATTAGAGTTGTCACTAGAACTCCGACCACCTCTTCCCCCAAAGCGAGATCCTCCACTAAAGCCATACCCACCAGAATAAGATCTAGCTTGGTTGTGGTTACCACGCTTAAAGCTTGACTGGTTACCGCCTTCATTTTCAGCCTTTCTTTTCTAACTTCCCTTTTCCTTGGCCTCCTTGGCCATGCCAACCAACCTCTCAGTATGTCCTATCCTCTCATAAACCTCTTTTAAGTCCGAGATCACCTCATcaggtagcttctccataatcttcaCTGATAACCCTCTCTCGAAACGGAGAGCCAGACTCAGATGACTCAGCTCTATGTCATCCACATAGCGCGACAActcattgaacttgtgatagtATTCAGCCACGGTCATACTATCGGTCATAGCAAACGTGTCGAACTCAACCCTCAACTTGCTACGAATATGTTATGAAATAAACTGATGTCTCATTGCCTTCTTGAACTTCACCCAAGGAAACACGGGCTCACCCAAATTCTTATAATACTCGTGTGCAGCCTCCCTCTTGCGGTGCCACCATAACCCAGCTTCGTCCCTCAGATAAAACGCAGCCTTCTCCACTTTCATTTCATCCGGACAGTTGACAACTTCCAAAACACTTTCCATCTCTCGATGCCAGTTGTCGAGCAATTTGGGCTCGCCTATGCCCTCATAGGTGGTAGGGTTGAAGCGGGAAATAGTGGTGCTCATCCTGGATGCATCAACAACTACTTCTATTCCCTTTCCTAgattctttaaagcctcagtgagtaCTTCCTGTTGCTCAATCTTCCTGGCAATCTCATCTAAGCTCATCTTAGAGGCTTTGATGTACGCAacagatctctttggcggcattttgagcttcaATAACCAAGAAAAACATAAGCATATAGcttacgactcaaaacaaaatcACATtcgccaaagaggtactcggtcgagtacgcctcactcggtcgagtggtcatATTCCAGTAGCTGCTGTAAAATAACAAGTACCctaactcggtcgagtgttagGGATACTCGTTTGAGAacccactactcggtcgagtttcccaCCACACTCGCTTGAGTCATGCTAAAATTTCCCAACACATCCCCAACAACGTATATAAGCAACCAAACAACCTATCCACATGTTTCTATTTACCAAAAAGTGCTAAAATCTTAAACACAAAACATATATCATGCCACCTTATAAC is a genomic window containing:
- the LOC141631095 gene encoding uncharacterized protein LOC141631095; protein product: MPPKRSVAYIKASKMSLDEIARKIEQQEVLTEALKNLGKGIEVVVDASRMSTTISRFNPTTYEGIGEPKLLDNWHREMESVLEVVNCPDEMKVEKAAFYLRDEAGLWWHRKREAAHDKLRVEFDTFAMTDSMTVAEYYHKFNELSRYVDDIELSHLSLALRFERGLSVKIMEKLPDEVISDLKEVYERIGHTERIGHKQFEYKSAGGGGFQRSYQGIYSQAPNLSMASNRPARSWNSQGAITLKSYLRKGCPMIPCHVRHTRMEEPSAAEIPVVGEFDDVFPEEILGLPPKRDIDFSLELKPGTRPISKALYRMGPKELEELKKQLNELLDDKGYIRLSLRIADEDIPKTAFRLRYGLYEYVVMPFGLTNAPIVLMDFMNRDFSPFLNRFVAVFVDDILVYSKTKEEHEEHLSFDEENIRFRWDESCETAFQTLKEDLTTALVLALPEGSENFEVYTDALKNG